A single window of Acetohalobium arabaticum DSM 5501 DNA harbors:
- a CDS encoding TlpA family protein disulfide reductase, translating to MKKIILVLLIIGLISGISTSLILTPKLFTQSKQQTELPDIEIKTATNRTINLNTEIDRKTILLFWLPKSNICQQQLEILQQLKAEYQTELHIYGITIGNIQPTKLKKIKEENSLNFPLLIDRRTELTEELMINSIPTLVFINKQGIITEQHTGLLKLSNLKENIDNITTEKN from the coding sequence ATGAAAAAAATTATTTTAGTCTTATTAATTATAGGCCTTATTAGCGGTATAAGTACTAGCTTGATTCTAACTCCTAAACTCTTTACTCAATCCAAACAGCAGACTGAACTTCCTGACATAGAAATTAAAACTGCTACTAACAGAACAATTAACCTTAATACAGAAATAGATAGAAAGACTATTCTCTTATTCTGGCTGCCAAAATCAAATATTTGTCAGCAGCAGCTTGAAATATTACAACAGCTCAAAGCCGAATACCAAACAGAGCTTCATATCTACGGAATTACTATCGGCAATATTCAACCAACCAAACTCAAGAAAATCAAAGAAGAAAACAGCCTTAATTTCCCCCTGCTGATCGATAGAAGGACCGAATTAACGGAAGAATTGATGATTAATTCAATTCCTACTCTAGTCTTTATTAATAAACAAGGCATAATTACTGAACAGCATACTGGATTATTGAAGCTTTCTAATTTAAAAGAAAACATCGATAATATAACAACCGAAAAGAATTAA
- the pcrA gene encoding DNA helicase PcrA — protein MEILDGLNPQQKKAVKHKDGPLLVLAGAGSGKTMVLTHRIAYLIQQCNVEPYNLLAVTFTNKAAEEMRERIEKLIAQDSEDIWMSTFHSIAVRILRREINKLGYDRNFTIYDTTDQQALIKDIIKNQLDLDPKQFKPRSVLNQISNAKNDLIDVSAFQQGVGSYFERVVGEIYESYQQQLKENNALDFDDLIMKTVELFEEYELVLEYYQNRFRYILVDEYQDVNHAQYRLINLLAEDHKNICVVGDDDQGIYGFRGADISNILDFEEDYSQTEIIKLEQNYRSTERILDAAYEVVRNNRGRKPKKLWTENDQGAPIKQYKARGETEEAEYITEEIMKLREEEALDYDDFAVLYRTNAQSRVLEEVFRKQGIPYRIIGGLKFYERKEIKDILAYLRVLYNPSDDICLQRIINVPKRGIGATTVGRLNNFAAQHNISLYEAVQRVEEIDSINSRCSGQVRRFNELMSYFRQRADELNALELTKELLDETDYLKNLRQEDTDQARSRIENIKELLTDIEEYIEQEGDITLGGYLEEVALITDVDNLEAEASAVVMMTLHSAKGLEFPVVFLSGMEEGLFPHSRSFDDKEAIEEERRLCYVGMTRAEEKLYLTHALSRKIYGQRSYNPVSRFIEEIPQQLFCTNEENEQQHSDKSQPEYTVGDQVKHPEWGTGRIVNTEASGQDLQVAVAFPDQGIKKLLVAYASLEKVN, from the coding sequence ATGGAGATTCTAGATGGTTTAAACCCTCAGCAGAAGAAAGCTGTTAAACATAAAGATGGACCGCTGTTGGTTCTAGCTGGAGCCGGTAGCGGTAAGACTATGGTTTTAACACATCGAATAGCATATTTAATCCAACAATGTAATGTTGAACCTTATAATCTTTTAGCAGTTACCTTTACCAATAAGGCTGCTGAGGAGATGCGGGAGAGAATAGAGAAATTGATTGCTCAGGATAGTGAAGATATCTGGATGAGCACCTTTCATTCAATTGCTGTCCGTATCTTAAGGCGGGAGATTAATAAATTAGGCTATGACCGAAACTTTACTATCTATGATACTACTGATCAACAGGCTTTAATTAAGGATATAATTAAGAACCAGTTAGATCTGGACCCAAAGCAGTTTAAGCCGCGGTCAGTTTTAAATCAGATCAGTAATGCTAAAAATGATTTAATAGATGTATCTGCTTTTCAGCAGGGAGTTGGTAGTTACTTTGAAAGAGTGGTTGGAGAAATTTATGAATCATACCAACAGCAGCTTAAGGAGAATAATGCTTTAGATTTTGATGATCTAATTATGAAGACAGTAGAGCTGTTTGAAGAGTATGAATTAGTTCTGGAGTATTATCAGAACCGCTTTCGGTATATCCTAGTCGATGAGTATCAAGATGTTAACCATGCTCAGTATAGACTAATTAATCTACTGGCTGAAGACCATAAAAATATCTGTGTAGTAGGTGATGATGATCAGGGAATATATGGTTTTCGGGGGGCAGACATCAGTAATATTTTGGACTTCGAAGAGGATTATTCTCAGACAGAAATTATTAAATTAGAACAGAATTATCGATCTACAGAAAGAATACTGGATGCAGCCTATGAGGTAGTGCGGAATAATCGCGGCCGTAAGCCTAAGAAGCTGTGGACTGAAAATGATCAAGGGGCTCCTATCAAGCAGTATAAGGCGCGGGGTGAAACGGAAGAAGCAGAATATATTACTGAAGAAATTATGAAGCTTAGGGAAGAAGAAGCTTTGGATTATGATGACTTTGCTGTGTTATACCGGACTAATGCCCAATCAAGGGTGTTAGAGGAAGTATTTAGGAAACAAGGAATTCCCTATCGTATAATCGGAGGGCTTAAATTCTATGAGCGGAAAGAGATTAAAGATATCTTAGCTTATCTAAGAGTGCTTTATAATCCCAGTGATGATATCTGCCTCCAGCGAATCATTAATGTTCCTAAGCGAGGAATAGGAGCTACAACTGTGGGCCGGTTGAATAATTTTGCTGCTCAACATAATATCAGTCTTTATGAAGCAGTTCAGCGAGTCGAGGAAATAGATTCTATTAACAGCCGCTGTAGTGGACAGGTAAGAAGATTTAATGAACTGATGTCTTATTTTAGACAGAGAGCTGATGAACTTAATGCTTTAGAGCTGACTAAGGAATTATTGGATGAAACTGATTATCTAAAGAATTTACGACAAGAGGATACTGACCAGGCCCGCAGTCGAATAGAGAATATCAAAGAGTTATTAACAGATATTGAGGAATATATTGAGCAAGAAGGTGATATTACTCTCGGCGGTTACTTAGAGGAAGTAGCTTTGATTACTGATGTGGACAATCTGGAAGCTGAAGCATCAGCGGTAGTAATGATGACTCTCCATAGTGCTAAAGGTCTGGAGTTTCCGGTAGTCTTTTTAAGCGGAATGGAAGAAGGATTATTTCCCCACTCCCGCTCCTTTGATGATAAAGAAGCAATTGAAGAGGAGCGGAGGCTCTGTTATGTAGGAATGACACGAGCAGAAGAGAAGCTATACTTGACCCATGCTCTATCGCGTAAGATTTATGGTCAGCGCTCTTATAATCCGGTGTCTAGATTTATAGAAGAGATTCCGCAGCAGTTGTTTTGCACTAATGAAGAGAATGAGCAACAGCATAGTGATAAATCCCAGCCGGAATATACTGTTGGTGACCAGGTTAAACATCCTGAATGGGGAACAGGTAGGATTGTTAATACCGAAGCGAGCGGTCAAGATTTACAGGTAGCAGTTGCTTTTCCTGATCAGGGAATCAAGAAGTTATTGGTAGCTTATGCTTCTTTAGAAAAAGTGAATTAA
- the gatC gene encoding Asp-tRNA(Asn)/Glu-tRNA(Gln) amidotransferase subunit GatC, with translation MKIDETTVEKVAMLARLELDEDKKEEMTEQLNDILEYADKLNELDTEDVEPTAHALPIKNVFREDKVEESLDREAALKNAPEREDGSFKVPQIIDNDE, from the coding sequence ATGAAGATAGATGAAACTACTGTAGAAAAAGTTGCTATGTTGGCTAGACTGGAATTGGATGAAGATAAAAAAGAGGAAATGACAGAACAGTTAAATGATATTCTGGAATATGCAGATAAACTGAATGAACTGGATACAGAAGATGTTGAGCCGACTGCTCATGCTCTGCCGATTAAGAATGTCTTTCGAGAAGATAAAGTTGAAGAGTCTTTGGATCGAGAAGCGGCATTGAAGAATGCTCCAGAAAGAGAAGATGGTTCATTTAAGGTACCACAGATTATAGATAATGATGAGTAA
- the rlmD gene encoding 23S rRNA (uracil(1939)-C(5))-methyltransferase RlmD, with product MTESKPVTVGDRVVIELEDLAYGGDAVGRKDGFAIFVPQGVPGEIVNMEITQVKQSYAHGEIIEVVESAPERITGDCKVNGVCGGCQLQHIDYQAQLEYKQEMVKDNIERIGGLSDVDIKPVLGMEHPYFYRNKAQFPVGVKDEDVVTGFYAPGSHEIIDTEECLIQHQLINRVISKAVELVEKHEISIYDEDSHSGLLRHLVVRVGVCTNQAMLVFVINGQRIPGQQRLAEELMAEIPELVSIQNNINRQKTNVILGAKTYSLAGESKIIDYIGSIRYQISAQSFFQVNTLQAKKLYDQILEYADLSGEETVVDAYCGIGSISLYLAQAAKQVYGIEVVSQAIDDAKENAELNNIDNCYFKVGKVRKILPKLKSNGLNPEVIVVDPPRKGCHEEVLETFLELKPERIIYVSCKPSSLARDLEQLTAADYEVEEIQPVDMFPQTYHIEAVAKIVRT from the coding sequence GTGACAGAATCAAAACCGGTTACAGTAGGAGATAGAGTAGTAATTGAATTAGAAGATTTAGCCTACGGCGGTGATGCAGTAGGTAGAAAAGACGGTTTTGCTATCTTTGTACCGCAGGGAGTGCCAGGAGAGATAGTTAACATGGAGATTACTCAGGTGAAGCAAAGCTATGCCCATGGAGAGATTATTGAAGTTGTGGAATCAGCGCCTGAAAGAATCACCGGTGACTGTAAAGTAAATGGAGTCTGCGGCGGCTGTCAGCTTCAGCATATCGATTATCAGGCCCAACTGGAATATAAACAAGAGATGGTTAAGGATAATATCGAGAGAATAGGCGGCCTATCAGATGTAGATATTAAACCGGTGCTGGGGATGGAGCATCCTTACTTTTACCGCAATAAGGCCCAGTTTCCTGTTGGAGTTAAAGATGAAGATGTAGTTACTGGATTCTATGCTCCTGGTAGTCACGAAATTATAGATACTGAGGAATGCTTAATTCAGCATCAGCTGATTAATCGAGTTATAAGCAAGGCGGTTGAACTAGTAGAAAAGCATGAAATTTCTATTTATGATGAGGATAGCCACAGCGGCCTGCTGCGCCATTTAGTTGTTAGAGTTGGCGTCTGCACTAACCAGGCTATGTTAGTCTTTGTGATCAATGGACAGAGAATTCCTGGCCAACAGAGGCTGGCTGAAGAGCTGATGGCTGAAATTCCAGAGTTAGTCAGTATTCAAAATAATATTAACCGCCAGAAGACAAATGTTATTTTGGGAGCCAAAACTTATTCTTTAGCGGGAGAGAGTAAGATAATAGACTATATCGGAAGTATTAGATATCAGATTTCAGCCCAGTCTTTCTTTCAGGTTAATACATTACAGGCTAAAAAACTTTATGATCAGATTTTAGAATATGCTGATTTAAGCGGAGAGGAAACAGTAGTTGATGCGTATTGTGGCATCGGTTCTATTTCTTTATACTTAGCTCAGGCAGCTAAGCAGGTATACGGTATCGAGGTTGTTTCTCAGGCGATTGATGATGCTAAAGAGAATGCAGAACTGAATAATATAGATAACTGTTATTTTAAAGTAGGGAAGGTACGAAAGATACTGCCTAAATTAAAAAGTAACGGGCTAAACCCAGAGGTTATAGTAGTGGATCCTCCGCGCAAGGGCTGTCATGAAGAGGTTTTAGAGACATTTTTGGAACTAAAGCCGGAGCGAATTATCTATGTATCCTGTAAACCCAGCAGTTTAGCTAGAGATTTAGAGCAGCTGACTGCTGCTGATTATGAAGTAGAAGAGATTCAGCCGGTAGATATGTTTCCCCAGACTTATCATATCGAAGCAGTAGCTAAGATAGTTCGCACTTAA
- a CDS encoding isocitrate dehydrogenase (NAD(+)) has translation MKNVTLIPGDGIGPEVSQAVQKVIEAAGVEIEWEEANAGKGVMEEYGTPLPDEVLDSVRKNKVALKGPITTPVGSGFRSVNVAIRKKLDLYTNLRPVKTYEGAPTKFKDVDYVVFRENTEGLYAGIEHKVGEDAAESIKITTRQASERIVKAAFEYAQRENRKLVTAVHKANIMKLSDGLFLEVAREVAEEYPEIEFNDRIVDNMCMQLVQYPEEYDVLVMPNLYGDVISDLGAGLIGGLGLTPGANIGDEIAVFEAVHGSAPDIAGENKANPIALLLSGVLMLRHLKETDAADRIEAAVADVLAEGQTLTGDLGGNATTTEITEAIIDRL, from the coding sequence ATGAAGAATGTAACTTTGATTCCTGGAGATGGGATTGGACCTGAAGTATCACAGGCAGTGCAGAAAGTTATTGAAGCAGCAGGAGTCGAGATTGAGTGGGAAGAAGCCAATGCTGGAAAGGGAGTAATGGAGGAGTATGGAACTCCTCTACCGGATGAAGTACTGGATTCTGTTCGTAAGAATAAAGTGGCTTTAAAGGGGCCGATTACTACTCCGGTCGGCAGCGGTTTTAGAAGTGTAAATGTAGCTATTAGAAAGAAGTTAGATCTGTATACCAATCTGCGTCCGGTAAAGACATATGAAGGAGCACCGACTAAATTTAAGGATGTTGATTATGTTGTCTTTCGCGAGAATACCGAAGGTCTGTATGCCGGAATTGAACATAAGGTAGGCGAGGATGCTGCTGAAAGTATTAAGATTACTACGCGGCAGGCCTCAGAAAGAATTGTTAAAGCAGCTTTTGAATATGCCCAGCGTGAGAATCGGAAGCTGGTGACTGCGGTACATAAAGCCAATATTATGAAGTTAAGTGATGGATTATTTCTGGAAGTAGCCAGGGAGGTAGCTGAGGAGTATCCGGAGATTGAATTCAATGACCGCATTGTTGATAATATGTGTATGCAGTTGGTGCAGTATCCAGAGGAGTATGATGTATTGGTTATGCCTAACCTCTACGGCGATGTGATTTCTGATTTAGGTGCTGGATTGATCGGCGGTTTAGGTTTAACGCCGGGGGCTAATATCGGCGACGAGATAGCTGTCTTTGAAGCAGTTCACGGCAGTGCTCCTGATATAGCTGGTGAGAATAAAGCTAATCCAATTGCTTTATTATTATCCGGAGTTTTGATGCTGCGGCATTTAAAGGAAACCGACGCTGCTGATAGAATAGAGGCGGCTGTAGCAGATGTCTTAGCTGAAGGACAGACCTTGACAGGAGATTTAGGTGGGAATGCTACTACTACGGAAATTACAGAAGCGATTATAGATAGATTATAA
- the ligA gene encoding NAD-dependent DNA ligase LigA yields MAEDETLEQEMKKLINKLNKYNYHYYVLDDPLVSDKEYDQLYDRLVELEEETGKVLSGSPTQRVGAEPLDEFDSHQHLAPLWSLDKAQTGGELRDWDERIRRLIADYNREHPENPLPEPLYTVEYKFDGLTINLTYEEGELVQAATRGTGEVGEAILEQVKTIKTIPLQIPFKSGKLEVQGEGIMRLSVLEEYNQQAETPLKNARNAAAGALRNLDPKVTAERNLDAFFYSIGYYEGIEFDTHLEILDFLRENRFMVNDYLKTFDEIEDVIEEMETIEEKVDDLDYLVDGMVIKVNDLRTQEVLGYTARAPRWAIAYKFAAKEVTTTLLDVKWQVGRTGKLTPVALLEPVDIEGATVSKATLNNWDDIQRKDVAKGCRVWLRRSNDVIPEIIGRVETEEIEEVEEIAKPEECPDCGSSLVQDGVHLFCPNSLFCKPQLVARVAHFASRDALEIETFSEKTAEKLYEELGLRDIADLYDIEYEELLELEGFGEQKAENLIDALEESKDVELSSFIYGLGVPNVGTRTAELLADKFKSLERLMEADKEELVEINGIGEVVAEEIVDFFADENIQGSIQRMLEAGVEPNYEAIEEVQEDSPFVDQTIVMTGSLPGLTRSEAKEKIKALGGKVTSSVSGNTDILIVGENPGSKLDKARQLEIRIIEGEELIELLE; encoded by the coding sequence ATGGCTGAAGATGAGACATTAGAACAGGAAATGAAGAAGTTGATTAATAAGTTAAATAAATATAATTACCATTATTATGTTTTAGATGATCCGTTAGTAAGTGATAAAGAATATGATCAGCTGTATGATAGGCTAGTTGAGTTAGAGGAAGAAACCGGAAAGGTATTATCCGGTTCGCCGACACAGCGGGTAGGAGCTGAACCGCTGGATGAATTTGATTCCCATCAGCATTTAGCACCGCTGTGGAGTCTGGATAAGGCCCAGACTGGGGGAGAGCTGCGTGATTGGGATGAGCGGATAAGGAGATTGATTGCTGATTATAATCGCGAGCATCCGGAAAATCCGCTGCCCGAGCCGCTCTATACTGTGGAATATAAATTCGATGGTTTGACGATTAACCTTACTTATGAGGAGGGAGAGCTGGTTCAGGCAGCTACTAGAGGAACCGGTGAAGTAGGAGAAGCAATTTTAGAACAGGTAAAGACAATTAAGACTATTCCTCTTCAGATTCCTTTTAAAAGTGGTAAATTAGAAGTGCAGGGGGAAGGAATTATGCGGCTCTCGGTTCTGGAAGAATATAATCAGCAGGCTGAAACTCCACTTAAAAATGCCCGCAATGCTGCTGCTGGAGCTTTGCGTAATTTAGATCCGAAGGTGACTGCTGAACGCAATCTCGATGCTTTTTTTTATAGTATCGGCTATTATGAAGGTATTGAGTTTGATACTCATTTAGAGATTTTAGATTTTCTGCGTGAGAATCGATTTATGGTCAATGATTATCTCAAGACTTTTGATGAGATAGAAGATGTAATTGAAGAGATGGAGACTATAGAAGAGAAAGTAGATGACCTGGATTACTTAGTTGATGGAATGGTTATTAAGGTTAATGATCTCAGGACCCAGGAAGTATTAGGTTATACTGCTCGAGCACCCCGCTGGGCTATAGCTTACAAGTTTGCCGCTAAAGAAGTAACGACTACTCTGCTGGATGTTAAATGGCAGGTAGGTAGAACCGGTAAGCTGACTCCAGTAGCTTTACTTGAGCCGGTGGATATTGAAGGAGCTACAGTTAGCAAGGCTACTTTGAATAACTGGGATGATATTCAACGAAAGGATGTAGCTAAAGGATGTCGGGTCTGGCTTAGGCGTTCAAATGATGTAATTCCGGAGATTATAGGCCGGGTGGAGACAGAAGAAATCGAAGAAGTAGAGGAGATAGCTAAACCAGAAGAATGTCCAGACTGCGGCAGCAGCTTAGTCCAAGATGGGGTCCACCTCTTTTGTCCTAATTCGTTATTCTGCAAACCCCAGTTGGTGGCTAGAGTGGCCCACTTTGCCAGCCGTGATGCTTTAGAGATTGAAACTTTTAGTGAAAAGACGGCGGAAAAGTTATATGAAGAACTTGGTCTGCGGGATATTGCTGATCTTTATGATATAGAATATGAAGAACTGCTGGAGTTAGAGGGCTTTGGCGAACAGAAGGCTGAGAATTTAATTGATGCTCTTGAGGAGAGTAAGGATGTGGAGTTATCCTCTTTCATCTACGGTTTAGGTGTGCCCAATGTGGGAACCAGGACAGCTGAATTATTGGCTGATAAATTCAAGTCGCTGGAGAGATTAATGGAGGCAGATAAAGAAGAGTTAGTTGAAATTAATGGTATTGGGGAAGTAGTTGCAGAAGAAATAGTTGATTTCTTTGCTGATGAGAATATTCAAGGAAGCATTCAGCGGATGTTAGAAGCCGGAGTAGAGCCTAATTATGAAGCAATTGAGGAGGTTCAAGAGGACAGCCCTTTTGTGGACCAGACGATAGTAATGACCGGTTCACTACCCGGTCTAACCCGTAGTGAGGCTAAAGAGAAGATTAAAGCCTTAGGCGGTAAGGTAACCAGTAGTGTCAGCGGTAATACTGATATCTTGATTGTTGGTGAGAATCCCGGTTCTAAACTGGATAAGGCCCGCCAGTTGGAGATTAGAATTATTGAAGGGGAAGAGTTAATAGAACTATTGGAATAA
- a CDS encoding ArsR/SmtB family transcription factor: MQDIEVDSELLCSKAKILKALSHPARLCIVKRLLKVDSCNVSDLQTCMEMPQSTVSQHLAKLRNAGIISGERNGVEINYSVVSDDAQGIINVLFE, encoded by the coding sequence ATGCAGGATATTGAAGTAGATAGTGAGCTTTTATGTTCTAAAGCAAAGATTTTAAAAGCATTATCCCATCCTGCTAGGTTATGTATTGTAAAGAGATTGCTAAAGGTAGACAGCTGTAATGTATCTGATCTACAGACCTGTATGGAGATGCCTCAGTCTACTGTTTCCCAGCATCTGGCTAAATTAAGAAATGCCGGAATTATCAGTGGGGAACGTAACGGGGTTGAAATCAATTATTCAGTAGTTTCTGATGATGCGCAGGGAATTATTAATGTGTTATTTGAGTAA
- the gatB gene encoding Asp-tRNA(Asn)/Glu-tRNA(Gln) amidotransferase subunit GatB, whose translation MLADYDITIGLEVHAQLDTETKIFCSCSTEFGAEPNVHTCPVCLGLPGVLPVLNKRAVEYAVKAGLALNCEIADFSKFDRKNYFYPDLPKAYQISQYDLPLCEDGYIDVEPEEGDAVRVGINRIHMEEDAGKLVHDGTITDSEGSLVDYNRVGTPLIEIVTEPDIESPAQAVAYLKKLKSILEYLEVSDCNMAEGSLRCDANASIKPKGEAELGVKTELKNMNSFKAIEQALTYEIKRQKKILDSGKEVIQETRTWDPEAEKTYSMRGKEEAHDYRYFPEPDLVPLEIEQEWLEEIRETIPELPNVRRKRFIEELGLPEYDAQVLTDSKSIADFFEATVAEHNDPKSVSNWMMGDMMRLLNEEGLEIDEAEITPAGLAEMLELLDDGTISNKIAKTVFEEMFKTGKDPEDIVEDKGLKQISDEGELGNVIDEVIEDNPDAVEDYQGGKEQAIGYLVGQVMQATRGKANPQLAKEMLREKLNQ comes from the coding sequence ATGCTTGCAGATTATGATATAACTATCGGATTGGAAGTTCATGCCCAGTTAGATACTGAGACCAAGATATTCTGTAGCTGTAGCACAGAATTTGGGGCTGAACCGAATGTACATACCTGTCCTGTCTGTTTAGGACTTCCGGGTGTGCTGCCGGTATTGAATAAAAGAGCCGTTGAGTATGCAGTTAAAGCAGGACTTGCCTTAAACTGTGAGATTGCTGATTTCAGTAAATTTGATCGTAAAAATTACTTTTATCCTGACTTACCGAAGGCTTATCAGATTTCTCAGTATGATTTACCTCTCTGTGAGGACGGATATATCGATGTAGAGCCGGAAGAAGGTGATGCAGTTAGAGTAGGAATTAATCGGATTCATATGGAGGAGGATGCCGGAAAGTTAGTCCATGATGGTACTATTACTGATTCAGAAGGCAGTTTAGTCGACTACAACCGGGTAGGAACGCCATTGATTGAGATTGTAACGGAACCAGATATTGAGTCGCCGGCTCAAGCTGTTGCCTATCTTAAGAAATTAAAGAGTATTCTAGAATATTTAGAGGTATCTGACTGTAATATGGCCGAGGGATCACTGCGCTGTGATGCCAATGCATCTATTAAGCCTAAAGGGGAAGCAGAGTTAGGAGTTAAGACGGAGCTTAAGAATATGAACTCCTTTAAGGCCATTGAACAGGCATTAACCTATGAGATTAAACGGCAGAAGAAAATTTTAGACTCTGGCAAAGAAGTAATCCAGGAGACTAGAACCTGGGATCCGGAAGCAGAAAAGACCTACTCTATGCGCGGTAAAGAAGAAGCCCATGACTACCGCTACTTCCCTGAGCCTGACTTAGTGCCGCTGGAAATTGAGCAAGAGTGGTTAGAAGAGATTAGAGAGACAATTCCCGAACTGCCTAATGTACGCCGTAAACGGTTTATAGAGGAGTTAGGCCTGCCGGAATATGATGCTCAGGTCTTGACTGATTCTAAATCGATTGCTGATTTCTTTGAAGCTACAGTTGCCGAGCATAATGATCCTAAGAGTGTCAGTAACTGGATGATGGGAGATATGATGCGGCTTCTAAATGAAGAAGGTTTAGAGATAGATGAGGCCGAAATTACTCCAGCAGGTTTAGCAGAAATGTTGGAGCTGTTGGATGATGGTACAATTTCTAATAAGATTGCCAAAACAGTATTTGAAGAGATGTTTAAGACCGGTAAAGATCCAGAGGATATTGTTGAAGATAAGGGATTAAAACAGATTAGTGATGAGGGTGAATTAGGTAATGTAATTGATGAGGTAATTGAGGATAATCCTGATGCTGTAGAAGATTATCAAGGCGGAAAGGAACAAGCTATTGGTTATTTAGTAGGTCAGGTGATGCAGGCTACTAGGGGTAAAGCCAATCCTCAGTTAGCTAAAGAAATGTTAAGAGAAAAATTAAACCAATAA
- the gatA gene encoding Asp-tRNA(Asn)/Glu-tRNA(Gln) amidotransferase subunit GatA, whose protein sequence is MKLYELTAHELNERLIAGEVSAQEIVESVYQRIDEVEDDVQSYITLTKDEALKQAKEVDEKLANGEEVNSLAGIPVAIKDNMCTKGVKTTCASNILHNFEPPYNATVVDKLNEVDTVMTGKTNLDEFAMGSSTENSGFFTTKNPWDLDYVPGGSSGGSAAAVAAGEAVISLGSDTGGSIRQPASLCGVVGMKPTYGFVSRYGLVAFASSLDQIGPFSRDVTDCALALNCLCGHDPQDSTSVEREVPDFTESLVDDVSDMKIGVPKEYFGEGIDGEVEEAVQSAIDKLEELGATCEEVSLPHTEYALPAYYLIAPAEASSNLARYDGVRYGYRNEEADGLVDMFKLTRSEGFGDEVQRRIMLGTYALSSGYYDAYYLKAQKVRTLIKQDFEEAFADYDVLISPTSPTTAFKIGEKSDDPLQMYMSDLCTIPANLAGLPGVSIPCGFDSAGLPIGLQILGDHFAEEKLIQVAYTFEQNTDFDTRAEL, encoded by the coding sequence ATGAAATTATATGAACTAACGGCCCATGAATTAAATGAACGATTAATAGCAGGTGAGGTTAGTGCTCAAGAGATAGTTGAATCTGTTTATCAACGGATTGATGAAGTAGAAGATGATGTTCAGTCCTATATAACATTAACCAAAGATGAAGCATTAAAACAAGCCAAGGAAGTTGATGAAAAGTTAGCTAATGGTGAAGAAGTTAATTCTTTAGCAGGAATTCCGGTAGCTATAAAGGATAATATGTGTACTAAAGGAGTTAAGACTACCTGTGCTTCTAATATCTTACATAATTTTGAACCGCCTTATAATGCTACTGTAGTGGACAAGCTGAATGAAGTCGATACGGTAATGACCGGCAAGACAAATTTAGATGAGTTTGCTATGGGATCATCTACAGAAAATTCCGGCTTCTTTACTACTAAAAACCCCTGGGATTTAGATTATGTACCAGGCGGTTCCAGTGGAGGTTCAGCTGCAGCTGTTGCTGCTGGCGAAGCAGTTATCTCTTTAGGTTCGGATACAGGAGGTTCTATTAGACAGCCGGCTTCCTTATGTGGAGTAGTAGGTATGAAGCCGACTTATGGTTTTGTTTCGCGGTATGGTTTAGTAGCCTTTGCCTCATCTTTAGATCAGATCGGTCCTTTCAGTCGGGATGTTACTGACTGTGCGCTGGCCTTAAACTGTCTTTGCGGCCATGATCCACAGGATTCCACTTCAGTTGAACGAGAAGTACCTGACTTTACTGAATCTTTAGTAGATGATGTTTCCGATATGAAGATTGGAGTGCCTAAGGAATATTTTGGGGAAGGGATAGATGGTGAAGTAGAAGAAGCTGTTCAGTCGGCTATTGACAAGTTAGAAGAATTAGGTGCAACCTGTGAAGAGGTTTCGCTGCCCCATACTGAGTATGCTCTGCCAGCCTATTATCTCATTGCTCCGGCAGAAGCCAGTTCTAATCTGGCCCGCTATGATGGAGTAAGATATGGATATCGAAATGAAGAAGCCGATGGATTAGTTGATATGTTTAAGCTGACAAGAAGTGAAGGATTCGGTGATGAGGTACAGCGTAGAATTATGTTAGGAACCTACGCTTTAAGCTCTGGTTATTATGATGCTTATTATCTAAAGGCCCAGAAGGTAAGAACCTTAATTAAGCAGGATTTTGAAGAAGCTTTTGCTGACTATGATGTCTTGATTTCACCGACTTCACCGACTACTGCTTTTAAAATAGGCGAGAAGAGTGATGATCCATTACAGATGTATATGTCTGATCTATGTACAATTCCTGCTAATTTGGCCGGACTACCTGGAGTCTCCATCCCCTGTGGGTTCGATAGTGCAGGATTGCCGATCGGACTACAGATATTGGGTGATCACTTTGCTGAAGAGAAATTAATTCAGGTTGCTTATACATTTGAACAGAATACTGACTTTGATACAAGAGCGGAACTGTAA